GTGGCACCAGCATTAGATTTTATGGCAACAATTAGCAACATACAGACGATAATGCCAAATCTCATTCGTTCCCCCTATAATGGGTCTAACACCAGCATGAAATGCGAGCAATAAAAGTAGAATTACATTTTTGCGGAAAAACTAAACACAACTTTTGTACTGCGCTTTTGACAAAATATTATCGAGAGGTTCGTAAAGAGAGTTATGGAACAGGAGAGTTCGAGAGAAAAATAACCAAAAAAAAAGGGAACTTTGCAGTTCCCTTTTCTTGTTCCACCTTCGCCAAGGCTTCGGCGGACAAGCCGCCAAAGTTGGTATGAAGTACCAAGCGAATTAACGCTTAGAGTATTGGAATCTACGACGAGCGCCGGCTTTACCGTATTTTTTACGCTCAACCATACGAGGATCACGTGTAACGAATCCAGCTTTCTTAAGAGTTCCTTTGAACTCAGCATTGAAAGCGATCAACGCGCGAGTGATACCCAAACGGATTGCACCAGCTTGTCCAGACTCACCACCACCAGAAACAGTGATTTTAGCGTCGAACTTGCCAAGTTGGCCCAATAGATCAAGAGGCTGTACGATCACCATGCGTGATTGCATACGGCTCAAGTAATCATCAGATTTTTTTCCGTTGATTGTGATAGTGCCTTTACCAGGCTTCAAGAAAACGCGCGCAGAGCTCGTTTTTCTTCTTCCAGTTGCATAATAGAATTTATCTGCTGCTGCCATGTTTATCTCCTATTACTTCTTAGAAGGAAGTGTGTAAAGAGCTGGCTTTTGAGCAGCATGAGGATGCTCAGCACCAGGGTAAGTTTTCATTTTCATGATGATTTGACGAGAAAGCTTGTTTGTTGGAAGCATTCCGCGAACAGCTTCGTGCATAATGAAAGTAGAATCTTTCTGTTTTGCTTGAGCTGCTGTCATCTCTTTCAAAGAACCGAAGAAACGAGAGTGACGGAAATATTTTTTGTCATCCCATTTAGTTCCAGAAAGCTCCATCTTGTCCGTGTTGATAACAACTACGAAGTCGCCAGTATCAACGTTAGGAGTGTAGATAGCTTTGTTTTTTCCACGAAGGATTGTTGCGATAGTAGTCGCTACACGACCGACCTTTTGGTCAGCGGCATCAACGATCCACCATTTTCTTTCAACTTCTTCTGCTTTTGCATTGAAAGTTTTCATTTTGGGTTCTCCAGTTTCATTGTGAACGTGTAGTTTTACCGTCTGCACGCTCGGCAAAAATATGTTTGAGTTTAACAACGGGCTCTTACACTATTTTGCGGGAAGGGATGTTTTAGAGTTCTCTACACCCAATGTCAAGGTCCTGACCGGGAATAATACCTTTTCGCAAAACCCTCCTGACCGGCGCTAATTTTTTCAAAACTCCCCCAAAAAACCATAAGCTCTCAGGAAAAACTTGAGTTAGTTTAGGATACGCATTAATACATCGCATCAATTTCAAGGAGCCGTAATGAATAAAAAAATCCTTCCATTGGTTGCCCTGTTACTTTTGCTGTCGAATTCTTCTTACTCCCAAAATTCTGCTTTGAACCCTTTAGGGAACTCCGAACCATCCTATGGATCTCTTCCAGTTGAAATGGAAAACTTTCAGTGGGGCCTACCAGGAAAATATTTGCGGGGGCAAATTTTTGATGGTGCCAACTATCCTCAAAGAACAGTGGGACATCTTACGACTGATAATGGCAACTGCTCTGCAACGCTCATCGGGCCAAAACAGGTGCTGACCGCGGCTCATTGCGTATTTGATGATGACAATCGGACCTGGGCTACAAACATTCAGTTCTTTCCAGGCCGAATGGGAAATCGAAACCTGCCCTATAATCCTGTGGGTTGGAAAACAATCTACATCCCTAGGGAATATTATAACCTTAGAAAAGACTATAGCTTTGATTATGCCGTAATAATTCTAGAAGTCGCTGTTGGAGACGAAGTAGGCTGGTCGGGATTTGATGTTCACACCACCATGAAGGATCACAATGTAACCCTAGTTGGTTATCCGTCAGACAAAGAATTTGGGACCATGTGGAAAGTAACATGCCCAGCTGAAATCGCCGGTACCCAATGGAAATTCTACTGCGACACATGGCCAGGCATGTCAGGAAGTGGCATCAAGGGGATTAGAGCAAGCGATGGCAAAGAAGTTATCTACGGTATTTATGACTGGGGAACCAAAATAAAAGCAGGAAACTGGGACCCGAATGGTGGAGTGATAATCGACCAAGATGTTTATAATCGAATTTTGTCCTGGAAAAATGAGTTGCCAAAAACTTTTGAGACAGCATCGACCGAAAGTAAGGAAACTGTTGTAAATTTTTATGCTCGGAACAGCTGTTACCAAGAAGTTAATACTTGGACGTATTTTCAAACTAAACAGAATCTTTCTGTTCAAAGTGATTCTTGGAAACCAATTCAACCCGGTGAAACACGACTGCTTGCGGTTGTTGACGCGAATTCTGAGCTACATACTTTTGCAAAAGGCAGAACACTTTCGTGGACCGGTCAAAAGCAGATGCGAGCCGGAGACCAATATTATAACTTCAAAACTTATACTTTTACCGGAAGAGACGTTATCAAGAGAGTTTATACGCGAAATTTGACTTGCAATAGCCATTAATTTGGAAACAGTTCAACACACTGATTGTTAAGCTCTTCAGGGTAATAAACCTTCATCAGGTAAAGCCCTTGAGCCGGGGCTGGGGGACCAGCCTTCTTGCGATCTTGGGCAGCGATAATTTTAGCCATTTCTTCTGGGGAGTGGCCTTTTTTTTCAATCATCAAAGCAGTGCCAACGATGTTTCGCACCATTTGTTTTAAAAACCCACTTCCCGTCACAGTAAACTGAAATACGCCTGGCTTTCTTAAGGCCCATTCAGCCTGATAAATTTCGCGGATGGTGTCCTTAACCGGAGTCCCGACGGACTGAAAGCTTTTGAAATCATGTTCACCAATCAGAAACTTAGAACTTTCCTGCAAGTGGGAAAGCTCAATAGGTTTTCTTTCCCAAGCCGCATAACGGTTCATATGGGCGCTGGGGCGAGGTTGATTGATTAGCAAATAACGATATGTCTTGTGAGTCGCTGACAAAGTCGCATGGAACTCTTCAGGAGCGATCCAAGCTTTTTTCACTACTATGGAGGCCGGCAACTGAGAGTTCAAAGCCCAGGCAAAATCCCATTTTTTAGCCGGATCTAACTTTCTTGAAGTAGTAAAGTGGCAGACCTGATTTAAAGCGTGCACGCCCGCGTCGGTTCTGCCCGACGCAAACAAAACGATCTTTTCAGCGAAGACTTTCTGTAAAGCTTCTTCGATAACTTGAGCTACAGAGATTTGGTCTTCGGGTTTTTGTTTCTGCCAACCGCAGAAGCCGGTTCCATCATAGGCGACCGTGAAGCGCACTTTTGTATTCATGCCCCTTGTTTAACACACACCTAAAATGAGCGCATCTATAGATTCATTCCTTGAAGGGACCAGGAAAAACCTTCTTGGTAATAAAACTGACTGGTGCATCCAAACTTCGCAACAAACCCGACTGAGACTCGACTTCAAAGTTTCTGATTTTACTCACTCGCCTAGGTTCCCTGAATACTTTGCCGGAATATACTGAGCGCAGGTTTTTCCAAGGAGGACATATGAAAAAACTGATTCTTTCACTGATGATCATGTTCAGTTCAAGTATGGCTTTTGCGGGCTGGGGAGCCATCGCCTATGATACGGTTACAGGCCGCTACGGATATTCATACGGATGGTCTACCCGTGCCCAGGCTGAAAGCACCGCGCTTTCTTATTGTGCTGCCACCTACTGCCAACTGCGTGTAGTCGGCTACAATAACTACATTGCCCTGGCGGTAAGCAAAACATATCGAACAGTTTGGGGAGTAGGCTACTCTACCAACCGGTATGAAGCTTTGTACTGGTCAATGTACTATTGTAACTCTGGTACGACTTCTTGCCGAGTTCTGGTCAACGTAAGAACAAATTAAAAAAAATTTTTAATTCAGGAGTGACCTGGAGACTAAAACTCGCCAGGCGCTTCTGAATAAATCAGGTTTAATTTTACATTGTTACCCGAGAGTAATCAGAGTCGTTTTTATCACACACATTTGTTCCGTCAAAGCCGCTGGCAACTGCGGTGTCAATCTTCTTTACATATTCAATTTTCACGGTCTATTGACGAATTTTGTCTTTAGCCGTATTTCTCTGCCCCATAAAAAATAAATAATAACAGGAGAAAAATAATGAAAGCTCTTTTCGCTGCATTAATGATGGTTTCTACAACTGCAATGGCTAACTCTGACCTAGTTTCTACTCGTCCAGACTTCGACCGTATCGACATCGAAATCCTTAGCTACTGTGATGGCGATGTAAAAATCAACAGAGTGAACCACACTTCTGAAGACTGCGCTGCTCAAGGTTTGGTTTGCCAACAATTCCCAGCTCACCAACGTCATAACAGAATCACTCATTTCGCAGGTTGCGTAGCTAAGTAGTATGCCTGCACTTCGACTTTGTCGAAGTAGGTTTTTTTTGAATTTTTAAAAATTAAATATACTGGAGTATAAAATGAAAATGTTAATCGCTGCTTTGATGCTTGTTTCTTCATCTGCAATGGCTCTTACTTCTGAAGGATATGGCCACCAAGACTATGACGTTACTTACCTTAGCTGGTGTGACCAAAACAACGTAGTTGCTCAAAACGACAAAGGCCAATCTGTAATCCGTTACAACTGTGCTGAGCAAGGTTTGTCTTGCAAAATCTCTCACACTCGTCTTCTTCACGGTGTGATCTACTCTGCATCTTGCCAACCTGCTCAGTAATTAGTAATCGACCACGATTCCAGCTCCAAGAATACTGGAGCTGAAATCTAAGTCTTCGCTAAAGGTCTGCAATTGCTTAAAATCTGCAGACACCCACAAATTGCTGATGCCGTATTCAGAACTTAATGTGAATGCGGTTTCGCGATCCAAAGCCGAAATATTAAATAAAATTCCGCCGCCGCCATAAGCGCCGGGAGTTCCCACGGCCTTCGGTGACGCTCCATCGTCTCTGATTTCAGCAACACCGATATAAGTTCCGCCGCCGCTAATATACGGGGCAAACCACTGACGACTCATCCACTCTAAACGGTAGACAACACCTAAATTTAAGGGCACCGCTATGAATGTGTATTCTTCTTTGGCTTCTTGGCCATCCATTGAACCGCCAACAAATCTTCCCTGACCGTAAGCGACTAAAAATCCAAAACCCGCCTGCAAGCCTAACTTTCCATAGGTGGTAAAGGGCTGCCATTCAAAATCGAAGCTGACGATGGGCTGTTGCGAACTAGAATACATGTTATTAAAATTAATATTTTCATTAGAAGAACTAATGCGAGGTGGATTGATCATCCCCATTCGGAAGGCACCTGTTTGATTATAGGTTCTTTCTTCCTTGGTTTTATAGATGTATGCACCTTCTTTAGTGATAGCCAATAAACCTTGGGCTGCCTGGGGATGGTGAATATACTCGACCCCGCCTTTTGCCGATTTTTGCACCATAGGACTTTGCTGAAGTGCGGGG
This is a stretch of genomic DNA from Bdellovibrio reynosensis. It encodes these proteins:
- the rpsI gene encoding 30S ribosomal protein S9 codes for the protein MAAADKFYYATGRRKTSSARVFLKPGKGTITINGKKSDDYLSRMQSRMVIVQPLDLLGQLGKFDAKITVSGGGESGQAGAIRLGITRALIAFNAEFKGTLKKAGFVTRDPRMVERKKYGKAGARRRFQYSKR
- the rplM gene encoding 50S ribosomal protein L13, which produces MKTFNAKAEEVERKWWIVDAADQKVGRVATTIATILRGKNKAIYTPNVDTGDFVVVINTDKMELSGTKWDDKKYFRHSRFFGSLKEMTAAQAKQKDSTFIMHEAVRGMLPTNKLSRQIIMKMKTYPGAEHPHAAQKPALYTLPSKK
- a CDS encoding trypsin-like serine peptidase is translated as MNKKILPLVALLLLLSNSSYSQNSALNPLGNSEPSYGSLPVEMENFQWGLPGKYLRGQIFDGANYPQRTVGHLTTDNGNCSATLIGPKQVLTAAHCVFDDDNRTWATNIQFFPGRMGNRNLPYNPVGWKTIYIPREYYNLRKDYSFDYAVIILEVAVGDEVGWSGFDVHTTMKDHNVTLVGYPSDKEFGTMWKVTCPAEIAGTQWKFYCDTWPGMSGSGIKGIRASDGKEVIYGIYDWGTKIKAGNWDPNGGVIIDQDVYNRILSWKNELPKTFETASTESKETVVNFYARNSCYQEVNTWTYFQTKQNLSVQSDSWKPIQPGETRLLAVVDANSELHTFAKGRTLSWTGQKQMRAGDQYYNFKTYTFTGRDVIKRVYTRNLTCNSH
- the truA gene encoding tRNA pseudouridine(38-40) synthase TruA, producing the protein MNTKVRFTVAYDGTGFCGWQKQKPEDQISVAQVIEEALQKVFAEKIVLFASGRTDAGVHALNQVCHFTTSRKLDPAKKWDFAWALNSQLPASIVVKKAWIAPEEFHATLSATHKTYRYLLINQPRPSAHMNRYAAWERKPIELSHLQESSKFLIGEHDFKSFQSVGTPVKDTIREIYQAEWALRKPGVFQFTVTGSGFLKQMVRNIVGTALMIEKKGHSPEEMAKIIAAQDRKKAGPPAPAQGLYLMKVYYPEELNNQCVELFPN
- a CDS encoding DUF4189 domain-containing protein, with product MKKLILSLMIMFSSSMAFAGWGAIAYDTVTGRYGYSYGWSTRAQAESTALSYCAATYCQLRVVGYNNYIALAVSKTYRTVWGVGYSTNRYEALYWSMYYCNSGTTSCRVLVNVRTN